From Carettochelys insculpta isolate YL-2023 chromosome 3, ASM3395843v1, whole genome shotgun sequence, a single genomic window includes:
- the CNRIP1 gene encoding CB1 cannabinoid receptor-interacting protein 1 has translation MGEIPTLVKINVSLRIQPNDGPVYFKVDGQRFDQNRTIKLLTGAKYTVEVVLKPGVVHATTMGIGGVNVPLEEKSRDPQVVCYTGIYDTEGVPHTKSGQRQPLQVNIQFSDIGTFETVWQVKFYDYHKRNHCQWGNAFGSIEYECKPNETRSLMWINKEMFH, from the exons ATGGGCGAGATCCCCACGCTGGTGAAAATCAACGTCTCGCTGCGGATCCAGCCGAACGATGGGCCGGTCTATTTCAAGGTGGACGGGCAGAGGTTCGACCAGAACAGGACCATCAAGCTGCTGACGGGGGCCAAGTACACGGTGGAGGTGGTGCTGAAGCCCGGGGTCGTGCATGCCAC AACTATGGGTATCGGAGGAGTGAACGTCCCCCTGGAGGAGAAATCAAGAGATCCCCAGGTTGTCTGTTACACGGGAATTTATGATACAGAAGGAGTGCCTCACACCAAAAGCGGGCAAAGACAGCCTTTACAGGTCAACATACAG TTTAGTGACATCGGCACTTTTGAGACAGTCTGGCAAGTCAAATTCTATGACTACCATAAACGAAACCATTGCCAATGGGGAAACGCCTTTGGTAGCATCGAGTATGAATGCAAACCCAACGAGACACGCAGTCTTATGTGGATCAACAAAGAGATGTTCCACTGA